DNA from Dokdonella koreensis DS-123:
ACGTGGGCCTGGACTGGTTCGACTACACCGTGACCGATTCGCGCGGGATCTCCTCGACCGGTCGCGTCGAGGTCATGGTCACCCAGCTGCCCTGGGAACCCTGATGGATCCGGCCGGCGGACAGGCCCGACAGGGCGTGTCCGCCGGCACCGTCGATGCAGGCCGCCGCCGGCGCCACGCGCCGGCTCCGCGGCCGGTCCGGCTCAGCCGGCCAGCACCTTCCACGCGACCGGCTCGATCGTGTCGAGCCAGCGCAGGTACTGCGCGGCGGACGGATGCAGGCCGTCGTCGACCAGCAGGTCCGGCGCCGCACCGGCGCGGCGCGACGCGGTCGTGACGTCGGCATGGGGAACACCGGCCTGGGCCGCGATCTCCTCGACGGTCCGGTTGAACGTGTCGATCGCGGCGGCGATGCGCGCCGGATCGTGGTTCTTCTCGCGCGCGAACGGCGTCACGCCCCAGTCCGGGATCGAAACGACGAAGACGCGATCGGCGCGCCCGCCGGCCAGCGCCACCGCGCGCGCGAGCAGGGCGGCGAACTCGTCCCGGAAGTTGAAGATGCTGCGGCCGCGGTACTGGTTGTTGACGCCGATCAGCAGGCTGACCAGGTCGTACGGGGGCTGCAAGGCGGCTGCGTCGATGCCCGCTGCCAGCTCGTCGGTGGTCCAGCCGGTGGTGGCGACGATCCGCGGCGCGTCCAGGGCGATGCCGCGGGCACGCAGGCGCGCCGCCAGCACGACCGGCCAGCGCCCGTCCGCCGCGACGCCCTCGCCGATCGTGTAGGAATCCCCCAGTGCCAGGTAGCGCATGCCGGCCGGCCGTTCAGGCGACATGGCGCCGCGCATGGCCGCGCTCGGCGATCGCCTGCAGCGTGCGCTCGATGCGCCCGAAGACCTCGTCGATCACCGCCGGCTCCGGCAGCAGCGTCACGCGGAAATGCGTGCGATAGGGCACGTTGAAGCTCGATCCGGGTACCAGCAGCACGTTTTCGCGTTCGAGCAGCTCCAGCGCGAAGGCTTCGTCGTCGAAGCCCGGCAGCCGGTCCGGATCGACGCCCGGGAACGCATACAGCGCCGCGCGCGGCGCCACCATCTGCAGGAATTCGCTCGCGGCCACGCGGCGGCACAGGGCGGCGCGCGCCTCGTGCAGCCGGCCGCCCGGCGCGGTCAGGCCGGCAATCGCGCTCGGCCCTTCCAGCGCCGGCTGGATCGCCCATTGCGCCGGCACATTGGCGCACAGGCGCATCGACGCCAGCAGATCCAGCGCCATCAGCAGCTCGCGCACGCGCGCGTCGGCCCCGCTGACGGTCATCCAGCCGACCCGGTAGCCGCAGGCCAGGTGCACCTTGGACAAGCCGCCGTAGCTGATGCAGGGCACGTCGCCGGCCAGCGGCGCCAGCGGCACGAAGCGGGCGTCGTCGTAGAGGACGCTGTCGTAGATCTCGTCGGACAGCAGGATCAGGCCGTGGCGTGCGGCCAGCGCGACGATCGCCTCCAGGATCGGGCGCGGATAGACCGCGCCGGTCGGGTTGTTCGGGTTGATGAGCACGATCGCGCGCGTGCGCGGCGTGATCAGCGCGGCCATCCGCTCCGGATCGGGCAGGTGGTCCGCGGCGGCCGGGCACGGGTAGTGGACCGGCGTGCCGCCGTTGAGGAAGGTCGCGGCCGTCCAGAGCGGATAGTCCGGCGCCGGCACCAGCACCTCGTCACCCGGGTTGACGATCGCGCGGATGCTGAGATCGATCAGCTCGCTGACGCCGTTGCCGAGGAAGACCCGCTCGGCGTCCACCCGCGCGGACCCTTGCGCGCGCTGGACCACGGCGATCGCCTCGCGCGCGGCCAGCAGGCCCTGCTGGTGGCCGTAGGCTTCGCTGGCCGGCAGCGCGTCGGCGATCGCCTGGCGCAGGTGGGCCGGCACGCGGAAGCCGAACAATCCCGGATTGCCGATGTTGAGCCGGGTGATCGTCTCCCCGGCGGCCTCCAGTTCACGGGCCCGCCGGCTGAGCGGGCCGCGGATGTCGTAGCGGACTTCGTTGAGGCGGGAACTGGTGGCGATCGGACGATCCATGAGCCGCACGTAAGGGGATTCGGCGCGCCCGCAGGGCGCAGGAAAGGGCCATGCTAGCCGATACGCGGCGCTGCACAAGAGTCGTCCAGGCGCTGCCCCGATGCCGCCCCGCCGCTGCCCGCGACGCGCCCCGGATCGCCCGACGCGTGCCGGGAAGCTCCTTGCCGGGGCCGGGGCGCCGACGCGACTCGCCCGCCGTCCTCGACACGCTCTAGAATGCCGCCGATGCAGCTCTCCGCCGACCTGGAAGACCGCCTGGCCCGTATCGGCTGGCGCACGCTGGCCCTGCCGGACGATGCGCCCGCCGACGCGTTCCCGGCCCGGGTCAGCGCCCAGCACCGTGCCGGCTACCAGCTGGACGACGGCGCCGCCACCTTCAACGCCCAACCGGCGCCACGCTTCCTCAAGGCCGGCGCCGATCCGCTGGAGCGGCCCGCGGTCGGCGATTTCGTGCTGGTCGTTCCCGGCACGCCGCCGCAGATCGAGCGCGTGTTGCCGCGGCGCACCGTGCTCAGCCGCGCGGCGGCCGGTGAGCGCCACCAGCGCCAGATCATCGCCACCAATGTCGACCACGTCTTCGTCGTGACGGGCCTGGACGGGGATTTCAATCCGGCGCGCATCGAGCGCTACCTGCTGCTGGTCGCCGAGAGCGGGGCGTTGCCGGTGGTCGTGCTGACCAAGGCCGACCAGGCGCACGACGCGGCGGCCGCCATTGCCGAACTGCGCCGGCGCGTGCCGCCACCGGTCGAGATCCTGGCCGTCAACGCCAAGTCGCCCGACAGCGTCGCGCCGCTGCTGGCCTGGCTGCGACCGGGCGACAGCGCGGTCCTGGTCGGCTCCTCGGGCGCCGGCAAGTCGACCCTGACCAACAGCCTGCTCGGCCAGTCACGCCAGGCCACCGGCGCGGTGCGCGAGAACGACAGCCGCGGCCGCCACACCACCACGCATCGTGCGCTGCTGCGCCTGCCGTCCGGCGGCTGCCTGATCGACACGCCGGGCATGCGCGAGATCAAGCTCACCGGCGAGGAGAGCCTGGACGGCAGCCAGTTCGCCGACATCGAGGAACTGGCCCAGCGCTGCCGGTTCGGCGACTGCGCCCACGCCAGCGAGCCCGGTTGCGCGGTCCGCGCGGCCCTGGCCGAGGGCCGGCTCGACCCGGCGCGCTGGCAGAACTACCTCAAGCTGCGCGACGAACTGGCCGCCGCCGCCGACAGCCTCGAAGCGCAGCTGCGGCGCAAGAGCGAGGCGCGCGTGCTGACCAAGGCGCTCGGCCGGCGGCTCAACGAGAAGTACGGACACCGCTGAAGCGCCACCGCCGGCGATCCCGCCGCGCGGGCGGCACCGCAGCGGCGGCCGGCGAGCGGTAGGGCGCCGTTACGGGGTCGGATCGAAGCCGTCGGCGAAGATCGGATCGGTGACGATCGGCGTCAGCATGAAGCTGCCGATGCTGTTGTCGGCCAGCCGGCCGGTACCGACGATCACGCCGTGCGCGTTGATGGCCACGGCATTGGAGAAGCGCGTGAAGCCGGCAGTATCGTCGACGTGCTGGTACAGGTCGTAGGTCGTCCCGTCGATGTGCACCCAGGCGCGCAGGCCGGGGACGATGCCGCTGGCGGTGCCGATGCCGGCGGTGCCGACGATCACGCCGGCCGCGTTGATCGCGACGGCGCCGCCGTTGGTCTGGTCCAGCGTCGCGCCCGGGAGCTCGGTGAAGGTGCCGTCCTGCGCGAAGACCACCGGCACCAGCACCGGCTCGGTGACCGACAGGCCCAGGCCCACCGCGATGCCGGCGTCGTTGACCGCGACCGCGATGCTGGCGAAGTCCTCGGTCATCGGGCTCATCGGGAGCACCTCCGGCACGCCCACCTGGCCGGCCACCGCATGGATCGTGGAGCTGTGCAGGTTCCAGTGGCCGACCAAGCGGCCGGCATTGTTGAGGGCATTCCAGCGCGCCTGCTGGTCGGGCATCGTCTCGTCCGGCAGGCCGTAGTCGACCAGGCCGTCCTTCGCGGTCCAGACGAACGCGCGGCTCGGCGCGCCGGTGCCGAAGCCGCCCTTGCCGCCGGCGACGACGCCCTGGTCGTTGATGTCATTGGGCTCGGCCGACTCCCCGACGGCCTGGCTGATCACCGTGTACGGACCCGGCGCGGCGGCATCCCACAGGAGCGCCGCGATGCCACTGGAGAAATCGGTGGCGGTACCCACGATCTGGCCGGCATTGTTGATCGCCTTGGCGATGCCGTCGACGTCGACGCCGGGCGTCACCGCGAGCGGATGGGCACCGGCGCCGTCCCACAGCACCGGCACCCGCACGAAATCGGCGTTCTGGTAGTGACCGACCACCTGGCCGGCATCGTTGATGTCGGTGACGGTGACGTTGGCCGCGTCCGGCGCGGTGAGCACGGTCAGGTGGTACTGCGGCGCGGCACCGGCACCGGCGGCGGCGCAGACCAGCGCCAGCGCGAGGGCACGGCGCAGCGAACGGATCGTGACCGGGGTGATGGGCCGGGGAGAGGTCGCAGTCATGGGATAGGGCCTTCGAGCGCGGGAGGGAGAAACGCGGAGCCCGCAAGAGCGGTCCGCCGTGATGCCCCGACGATCCCGTCAATCGGACACGTCTGCATGTAAAAAGCCTGTATCGCGGATGTATCGACGCGATAGATCCGCGGTTCCGGGACCGGCGACGCTCACGGCAGGGCAGCCAGCCCGTCAGGCAAGGGCCGTTCGCCAGCCAGGCGCAGGGCGCGCTCGTGCGCCGCGGCCGCGACCGTGGTCTTGCCGAGCGCCTGGTAGACCTGGGCCTCGCTCCAGGCGGCCCGCAGGTCGCGGTCGGCCCAGGGCGCGATACGGCCGTTGACCGAGACCGCCTCCTCGACACGGCCCGCCGCCAGCAGCTGGTCGACATACGGCTGCCCGACCGCGACCAGTTCCTCGGGGATGCCGCGCCGCGCCGCGCGATCCATCGCGTCGGCGAACTGCGGCAGCGCCGCGTCCGGCCGGTTCTCGGCGACGGCCTGGCCGGCCTCGGCCAGTGCCGCGTAGACCCGGTCGGACTGGTTCGGATCGGCCTCGCTCCAGGCGCGCAGGCGGGCCACCTCGGCTCGCGCCGCATCGACGTCGCCGCCCCCTGCAGCCCGCGGATGCGCGTCAGCCACACCAGCGCGTAGTCCAGGCGGCTGCGCGTCTGCAGCTCCGGCGTCAGCGCGTCGGCCGCCAGTTCCGCCGCCCGGGCCGGCCGGCCGCGCGCCAGCGCGATGCGCGCGGAAAGACCGGTCGCCTGCAGCCGCAGCGCCGCATCCTCCACCGCGTCGGAGCCGTCGAAGATCCGGGCCACCAGCGTCTCGGACTCGTCGAGCCGGCCGCCGGCGGCCAGCGCGCGCGCCCGCGACAGCGTCAGCTCCCAGCGCTGGCGCTGGTTGCCGCCGTGCGCCTGGATCGGCCCGAAGCGCTCGCTGATCGCCAGTGCCGCGGCCGGATCGAGCAACTGCAGCTCGACGTCGACCTGGGCCGCCAGGGTCGCCGCCAGCGCATCCTCGGCGGCGAGCTGCTCGAAACGCTGGCCGGCGCTGCGCAGCAGCGGCAGGGCTGCCGCCGGCTGGCCGCGCTGCATCGCGTTCATGCCGAGGTTCAGGTCCACCGCCGCCACGCCGAACGCGTCATTGCGCAGTTCGTGCAGCGTGCGCGCACGGCCGTAGCTGATCGCCGCCGCTTCCAGCTGCATCCGCTGGCTGGCGACGCCGCCGATGCCGATGTAGGCGCGGGCGAGCACCCCCGGCTCGTCGGCGTCCTCGGTCAACGCGATCGACTCGGCGTAGGCGGCCTCCGCCGCGTCGATGCGCCCGAGCCGGAAGTACGTGGCGCCCAGCGTGTTCAGCGCACGCGCCCGCAGCACCGGCCCATCACCCGCCGGCAGGCGTTCGAGCAAGGCCTCCACCTGCCGGCGGCAGGCTTCGTACTCGCCGGAGAAGAACTCGATCGACGCGCGGCTGAGCGCGATCTCGGGGCGGTCCTGCAACGCCGACGCGGCGCCGGCGATCAGGGCCCGCGCGACATCCAGCTGCCCGGCCAGCACGGCGGCGTTGACCCGCCGCTGCAGCGTCTCCTGGGCCAGGGACGCATCGCCGGACACGTCCGCCGGCGGCGTGTGGCCGAGCTTTATCAGCAGCTCGTCAGCCGCCTCGCGCGCCGCCTTCACCGCATCGTCCGCGCGGGTCTCGACGAGGACCGTGCGCGTGCCGTCGCGCGCCTCGATGCGGACCGTCCAGGCGCCGTTGGCCTGCACCGCCTTCGGGCGGATCAGCCAGCGCGCCAGGTCGTGCCGCGCGCCGACCGCCGCCTCGCCGCCCTGCGCCTTGATCAGGGCGACGACCGTCTCGCCCGGTGCCGTCGCGAAGTTCCCGCGTTGCAGGTGACTGGAGACCAGGTCCATCAGGCCCAGCCGCAGCCAGCGCCAATCCTCGGGTGCATCGACCTCCGCCGGCAGCACCAGGGCCGCCAGCGGCGCCGGAGTCGCCGCGACCGGATCCGCCTTCCGGTGCAGCCACCATCCCCCTGCCGCCAGCATCAGCGCGAGGACCGCGGCCAGGCCGGCGAAGACGGCGCGGCGGCGCCACCGGGAAGCGGGTGCGGCCGTTCCGCTCGCGCCCGCAGCCGGCGGACCGGCATCGACCGGCGCGGCGCCCGGCTCCGATACCCCTTCGACCGTTCCGTCCATGACCCAGCGATAGCCCAGCCGCGGCACGGTGCGGATGATGCGCTGGTCGTTGCCGGTGTCGCCGAGCAGCCGGCGCAGGCGCATGACGGCGTGATTGAGCGAAACCTCGCTGACGTCGACCCGCCCCCACACCGCCGCCGCCAGCTCGTCGCGGCCGACCGGCCGGTCACGGTGCCGGATCAGGTGGATCAGGCAGTCGATCGTGCTGAGCGGGAGGCTGATGCGGCGCTCGTCCTCGAACAGCTCGCGCGCCTGCGCATCGAGCCGGAAGCGGCCGAACCGATAGACCGGAATACTCATGCCGACAGGTTAGCAGCCTGCCGGAACCGCCCGTGCCACCTTTTGCCGCGCGACACGCGCCCGGTGCGAGATCACCGGACGCGTCGTCTCGATCGCGAACACCCCGGGCCCGCGCCCGTCAGGCCGTCGAGAAACCGCCTGCCGGCGCGATCCAGGAAAGGACCGCTCGTTCCCACCAACGTGCCAGCGGCCGGGCGCGCGTTCTAGGGTTCGAAATCGTCGCGGAACAGCACGTCGTCGTTGACGACCGGCTGCAGCTCCAGCGCGCCGATGTCCACGCCCGCGCCGTACTCGCGCAGGTACGCACCACCGCGCTGATCGGTGGCGAGCCCGGTCGCATTGGTGCCGGCGTCGATCGCAGGGCTCGTCTCGGCCAGCGCATGGCTGAGGGTCGGGCCGCCGTTGTCGGCCAGCGGCAGCAGCTGCGGGTCGAGCGTGATCGTGTCGGCCGGCATCTGCGCCGGTGCGCCGCCGGCGTTGTCGATCAGGTTGTGCGAGCCGGCGATCGCCTTCGGGAACAGCCACACCTGGTTGGCCTGGCCATTGGTCGTGTTGGCCGAAACGATCGAACTGGTCAGCTCGACCTGCTCGGTATAGGAGTCGCCGCTGATGCCGGCGCCGCGCCGCGTGGCCTGGTTGAACGCGACCGTGCTGTTGCTGAAGCGCACGCGGCCGCCGCTGACCATGACGCCGCCGCCCTCGCGGCCGGCGTTGCCGGAGATCGTGCTGTTGACGATCATCGAGTCGGCCGGCGCGTACTCCATGTAGAGCAGGGCCAGGCCACCGCCGTCGGCGCCGGCGGTGTTGCCGGTGATGCTGCTCGCCATCAGGTTGACGGTCGCGCCGAACGAAAGGATGCCGCCACCGCCTTCGTCGGTGCCGCCCTCGTTGCCGGCGCTGTTGCCGATGACCCGGGTGCGCTCGAGCGATACCGTGCCTTGCCCCGGGGCGATCATGCCGCCGCCGGCCGAGGCGGCGCGATTGCCGCTGATCGTGCTGTCGAGGATCTCGACCGTGGTGCCGGTGCCGGTGAAGCGCAGACCGCCGCCGCCGCCGTAGTGGCCCGGCGAGGTGACGACGTTGTCGAGCACATCGATGCGGCTCAGGCTGCCGCCGCCGCGCGCCCAGATGCCGCCGCCCTGCGGCGCACAGACGCCGCACTGGCTCTCGGCGGTGTTCTCGGCGATGCGCGTGCCGTCCATGTCCAGCGTCACCAGCGGCGCGCTGCCGCCGCGCGCACCGGCCGCGATGCCGCCGCCGAACACCTCGTAGCTGTCGGAGAACGCGATGTTGCCGCTGATCGTGCTGTCGATCAGCTGGGCGTCGCCGCCGACGCGCAGGCCGCCGCCTTCGGTGATGTTGCCGAACATGTTGCCGCCGCTGACCGTATGGCTGTGCGCGCGGTTGTCGACGAACCGGCTGCGCGTGGCGAGCAGCGTGCCGTCCACGGCCAGGCCGCCGCCGCGCACCAGCAGGTTGCCGTCGGCGACGTTGCCGACGAACTCGGCATCGGTCAGCGTGGCGTTGCCGGCCACCGCCGCGCCGCCGCCGCGGGTGTTCTCCACGCTCGCTTCGGCGGCCCTGCAGTCGCTGACCGCGACGTCGCTCAGCGTCAGGTTGCCGGCGGTCAGCAGGCAGCCGCCGTCGCCGGCGCTCTTGCCGTGCGTGAGGGTCAGGCCGGTCAACGACAGCGTCCCGGTGCCGCTGTGGTCGAAGATGCGGTCGCTGTCGCCGCCGCTGATCGCGAGCGCCTTGCGGCCCGGACCGGTCAGGCGCAGATCGGCGGCGGTCACGGGGATGGCGCCGCTGGTCAGCGTGATCGTGCCGCAGGCCAGACCCGACAGGTCGATCTCGGCACCGCTCGACGCCGCGGCGACCGCCGCACGCAGGCTGCCGGCACCCGCGTCGTCACAGTTCTCGACGAGGACCGCGCCGCCGGCCGGTGCGGCGACGGCAGCAGCGGCCGGCGCCAGCAGCGCGGAGGCCAGGCAGAGGGCCAGGGGGTGGGGCCGCAGCATCTGCCGGGGAGAGGACGGACTACGCGTTGCGCTCATCGAGAACTCCGAAACGGTCGGGAAAGCCCCGCGCGGCGGACCGCCGGGGGAGACCGACCGAGCATGGCCCGGTGCACCGGGCGGCACCATGCCGAGGCTGTTCCGGTTCTGTTCGGCGGCCGTTCGGACGTGATTCGGCGCGGTGGCGGCCGTCACGACCCGTTGCCGAGCGCCGGCTCGCTGCCGGGCGCGCGCAGCAGCGCTGCCGGGATCGGCCGTTCCCCGGCCAGCCGGCGGGCGGTCGCCAGCGCATCGCGCCAGGCATCGGCCCGGCCGAGCGCGTGGTACAGCCGGACCTCCAGCAGGGCCGCATCGAAATCGACGTCGGCATAGCGGGCCGCCATCCCGACGACCGTGCTGGCCTGGGCCAGGTCGCCCTGCGCCAGCAGGAATCCGGCATAGGCCTCCACCACCCGGCCCGCCGTATTGGCGGCACCGCGCTGGCGCGCGAGGTCCATCGCCTGCGCATACAGGGTCCGGGCCTCGCCGGACCGGCCTTCGGCGGCCGCTTGCCCGGCCTCTGCCAGCATGGCGTCGAGCCGGACCATCGGATCGCCGGTGGTGGCCGCCCAGGCGCGGAACGCGCGCACCTCCTCAGCCGCCTCGGGCAGGCGTCCGAGAACCCGCAGCGCCTGGGTGGCGATCCGCCAGCCGGTCGCGCGCGACCGGTCGAACTCCGGACCCGGCAGGTGCGGCAGCGCCTGCCGCGCCAGCAGCAATGCGGTCTCGGTCTCGCCGAGACGAAGGTCCAGGCCGGCCAGGCTGACCTGGGCGATCGCCCGCTGCGGCCAGTCGCGGCTGGCGTCGGCCTCGCGGATCATCTCGTCGAGCAGGATGCGCGCCTCGCCGAGCCGGCCGTTTTCTTCCAGCGCGCCGGCGCGCTGGTGGCGGAACAGGTTGCGCACGTCGCGATCCTGCACGCGCCCCAGGTACGACCAGCCCTGGTCGCTCGCCGCCAGCGCCGACGCCGGCTGCAGCAGCGCCAGGTGCGCGCCGATCTGGTTGGCCAGCGAGATCATGAGCTCGTCGATCAGGCCAAAGCGCTCGAACTGGCGCGCCGCCCGCTGCTGGATCGGCAATGCTTCGGCCTGGCGTCCCTGCGCCATCTCCAGCGTGCTCTCGTTGCTGTCCACGCGCGCCAGCAGCAGCGGATCGCCGGCCAGGCTCAGCGCGATGCGCGCGCGCGCGAAATCGGCCTGGGCCAGCGCATGGCGCTGCATGCGCGCATGGATCACGCCGCGGTCGTTGTAGGTGTGCCCGAGCAGCGCCGGCTGGTTGCGCGTCTCGAGCAAGGCGATCGCACGGTCGCAGGCGGCCAGCCCCGCATCCATCTGGCCGAGCCGGTTCAGCGCGATGCACAGGCCGTCCTGCACGCGCGCATGCAGCACCGGATCGGTCTCGGCGGACACGTCCGCCAGCAGTGCATCCAATGCGGCACGCCCCTCGGCGAAGCGGCCGGTGCGCAGGTCGACCAGCGCGCCACGCAGGCGCACGGCCGGCAGGTCGCGCAACGCGGGCGCCGCACCCTCGATCAGCGCCCGTGCCCCGGCCGTATCGTCCGCCAGCCGCGCCGCGTCGATGCGCTGGACCAGCTCCGTCGCCGACAGCTCCATCGCCGCCGCCGGCGTCGGCACCGACCGCCCGAACTGGCCGAGCAGCCGCTCGACCACGGTGTCGCCGGCCGCGATCGCGCTGTCGGCTTCCGCCTGCAGCGGCCGTCGTGTGCCGTCCGGCTCGATCAGGTCGGCGTGGACCACCCAGCCCTTGCCGGTGCGGCGCACCGCCGGAAGCACCAGATGACGCACGTCCAGCGCCACCCGCACCGCAGCGATCGCCGCCTCGCCCTCGACGCCCGGCCGCACCAGCCGGACGATGCCGTCGCTGGCCAGCACCGGCAGTCCGGCCGTGCGCAGCCGTGTCGCGATCAGGTCCATCAGGCCCAGGCGCAGCCAGGCGTCATCGTCCGTCGCGAACACTTCGGCCGGCAGCACCGCGATCGCGTCGCCCGGCAGGCCGTCGGCGGCGCGCGCCACCGTCGCGGGCGCTTCCGGCGGCGCCTCCGGCGGGCGGATGCGCAGCCAGGCCAGCCCCGCCACCACGGCCAGCCCGAGCACCAGCGCAGCCAGCAGCCACCGGCGGGAATCGCTGCGCGACGGCCGCACCGGTGTCGGGACGTCGGCCGGTGCAGCCAGGTCGATCGCCTCGCCCGCGATCGCCGGCGCCGGCACCGCGTCCTCGACGGTGACCGGGCCTACCCAGTGATAGCCGAAGCGCGGCACCGTGCGCAGCAGCGCCTGGGTTTCGGCGCTGTCGCCGACCGCGCGGCGCGCCGCCAGGATCGCCTTGCCGAGCATCGTGTCGCTGACGCTGGCCTTGCCCCAGACCGCCGCGACCAGTTCGTCGCGGCCGACCGCGCGGTCGCGGTGCTCGACCAGGTAGGCGATGCAGTCGAACACGGTCGGCGGCAGGTCCACCCGTACGCGGTCGCGCCGCAGCTCGCGCGCGGCGATGTCGAGGCTGCACTCGCCGAAATGGTGGACGCGCCGGTTCATGTCGGCAGGGTAGCGTCCGCGCCGGGGCGGGAAAAGCGCGGCCGCGCCTTCCGGGCCTCACGGCATCGTCATATCCGCTCCGCACGGCCGGGCGTACCCTAGCGCGGCGGACCGCCCCGGGCCTTCGACCGGGTCGGCCGCTTCCCCTGACCTGGCCGCAAGGAGACGTCCGATGTCCAGCAATCCCGTCGGTTGGTTCGAGATCTATGTGCAGGACATGGCCCGCGCCAAGGCGTTCTACGAGGCCGTCTTCGCCGTGACGTTCGAGCGGCTCAACAGTCCCGAGATCGAGATGTGGGCGTTCCCGATGGACATGGACCGCTACGGCGCCGGCGGCGCCCTGGTTCGCATGCCCGGTGTTCCCTCGGGCGGCAACAGCACCCTGGTCTACTTCAGTTGCGAGGATTGCGCCGTCGAAGCCAGCCGTGTCGCCGCGGCCGGCGGACGCATCGCGCGCGACAAGCTCTCGATCGGCGAGTACGGCTTCATCGTGCTGGCGCACGACAGCGAGGGCAACCTGATCGGGCTGCACTCGCTGCGCTGATACCGCCGCCGCGTTCCCCCTCGCGCACCGCGCTCCGGCCCTGCCGGCGCGCGGTGCGGATGCCTCAGGGATCGGCCGCGAACGGCAGGAACGACAGGCCGACCGTCGGTGCGTGGCGCAGCGCCGCGTCGGCGGGAACCGTGTCCAGCGACACGCTGGCCGAGCGTTGCGCGGCCCAGAGACGCAGGACCGATCCGGCTGCCTCGTCCCGTTCGAGCGCCAGCATGACCGGTGCCGCCGCCGGCAGCCAGTCGCCGGCCTGTTCGCGATCGGCCTGGATCGTCACCAGCCGCACCAGGTCCGCCGCTCCGACGATGAACCGCTCGATGCGCGCGACCGGCCGGTCACCGGCGAAGACGGTGGCCACGGTCCGCGCCGTTGCCGCAGCGGGCTCGTCGGCGAGGTCGAACACCACCGCCTCCGCGGCCGGCCAGGCAGTGAGCCGCTCCGCATCGGCGGCCGCGCCGTCGCCGTAGCGCTCGTAGCCGTCGCGGAACAGCACCATCGTGGTGGTGGCGCTGGCCTGGTCGTTGGCCGGATTGCCGTCGTTGGCCGCCTGCGCCAGCACCGCGGTGACGAGGGCCTGTTCGGCCACATCCTGGCGCACCGGACTGGTCAGCAGGTAGCTGACGCCGGCACCCGGCGGCAGGCTGAGCGCGCTGTCGGCCAGGGCCCCCTGGCCCGAGGCGGTGCAGCCGCTGGACACCGGGCCCAGGCAGATCCAGCGTGTCGATGCCGCGTCGAGCGGAGCGGCCAGCTCGCTGCCGATGACGACCGAGGACGCCGGGTCGGCTCCCTGGTTGTGGACGGTGACCA
Protein-coding regions in this window:
- a CDS encoding choice-of-anchor Q domain-containing protein — protein: MSATRSPSSPRQMLRPHPLALCLASALLAPAAAAVAAPAGGAVLVENCDDAGAGSLRAAVAAASSGAEIDLSGLACGTITLTSGAIPVTAADLRLTGPGRKALAISGGDSDRIFDHSGTGTLSLTGLTLTHGKSAGDGGCLLTAGNLTLSDVAVSDCRAAEASVENTRGGGAAVAGNATLTDAEFVGNVADGNLLVRGGGLAVDGTLLATRSRFVDNRAHSHTVSGGNMFGNITEGGGLRVGGDAQLIDSTISGNIAFSDSYEVFGGGIAAGARGGSAPLVTLDMDGTRIAENTAESQCGVCAPQGGGIWARGGGSLSRIDVLDNVVTSPGHYGGGGGLRFTGTGTTVEILDSTISGNRAASAGGGMIAPGQGTVSLERTRVIGNSAGNEGGTDEGGGGILSFGATVNLMASSITGNTAGADGGGLALLYMEYAPADSMIVNSTISGNAGREGGGVMVSGGRVRFSNSTVAFNQATRRGAGISGDSYTEQVELTSSIVSANTTNGQANQVWLFPKAIAGSHNLIDNAGGAPAQMPADTITLDPQLLPLADNGGPTLSHALAETSPAIDAGTNATGLATDQRGGAYLREYGAGVDIGALELQPVVNDDVLFRDDFEP
- a CDS encoding SGNH/GDSL hydrolase family protein — its product is MSPERPAGMRYLALGDSYTIGEGVAADGRWPVVLAARLRARGIALDAPRIVATTGWTTDELAAGIDAAALQPPYDLVSLLIGVNNQYRGRSIFNFRDEFAALLARAVALAGGRADRVFVVSIPDWGVTPFAREKNHDPARIAAAIDTFNRTVEEIAAQAGVPHADVTTASRRAGAAPDLLVDDGLHPSAAQYLRWLDTIEPVAWKVLAG
- the rsgA gene encoding ribosome small subunit-dependent GTPase A — encoded protein: MQLSADLEDRLARIGWRTLALPDDAPADAFPARVSAQHRAGYQLDDGAATFNAQPAPRFLKAGADPLERPAVGDFVLVVPGTPPQIERVLPRRTVLSRAAAGERHQRQIIATNVDHVFVVTGLDGDFNPARIERYLLLVAESGALPVVVLTKADQAHDAAAAIAELRRRVPPPVEILAVNAKSPDSVAPLLAWLRPGDSAVLVGSSGAGKSTLTNSLLGQSRQATGAVRENDSRGRHTTTHRALLRLPSGGCLIDTPGMREIKLTGEESLDGSQFADIEELAQRCRFGDCAHASEPGCAVRAALAEGRLDPARWQNYLKLRDELAAAADSLEAQLRRKSEARVLTKALGRRLNEKYGHR
- a CDS encoding VOC family protein, whose protein sequence is MSSNPVGWFEIYVQDMARAKAFYEAVFAVTFERLNSPEIEMWAFPMDMDRYGAGGALVRMPGVPSGGNSTLVYFSCEDCAVEASRVAAAGGRIARDKLSIGEYGFIVLAHDSEGNLIGLHSLR
- a CDS encoding aminotransferase class I/II-fold pyridoxal phosphate-dependent enzyme; amino-acid sequence: MDRPIATSSRLNEVRYDIRGPLSRRARELEAAGETITRLNIGNPGLFGFRVPAHLRQAIADALPASEAYGHQQGLLAAREAIAVVQRAQGSARVDAERVFLGNGVSELIDLSIRAIVNPGDEVLVPAPDYPLWTAATFLNGGTPVHYPCPAAADHLPDPERMAALITPRTRAIVLINPNNPTGAVYPRPILEAIVALAARHGLILLSDEIYDSVLYDDARFVPLAPLAGDVPCISYGGLSKVHLACGYRVGWMTVSGADARVRELLMALDLLASMRLCANVPAQWAIQPALEGPSAIAGLTAPGGRLHEARAALCRRVAASEFLQMVAPRAALYAFPGVDPDRLPGFDDEAFALELLERENVLLVPGSSFNVPYRTHFRVTLLPEPAVIDEVFGRIERTLQAIAERGHARRHVA
- a CDS encoding winged helix-turn-helix domain-containing protein, whose amino-acid sequence is MNRRVHHFGECSLDIAARELRRDRVRVDLPPTVFDCIAYLVEHRDRAVGRDELVAAVWGKASVSDTMLGKAILAARRAVGDSAETQALLRTVPRFGYHWVGPVTVEDAVPAPAIAGEAIDLAAPADVPTPVRPSRSDSRRWLLAALVLGLAVVAGLAWLRIRPPEAPPEAPATVARAADGLPGDAIAVLPAEVFATDDDAWLRLGLMDLIATRLRTAGLPVLASDGIVRLVRPGVEGEAAIAAVRVALDVRHLVLPAVRRTGKGWVVHADLIEPDGTRRPLQAEADSAIAAGDTVVERLLGQFGRSVPTPAAAMELSATELVQRIDAARLADDTAGARALIEGAAPALRDLPAVRLRGALVDLRTGRFAEGRAALDALLADVSAETDPVLHARVQDGLCIALNRLGQMDAGLAACDRAIALLETRNQPALLGHTYNDRGVIHARMQRHALAQADFARARIALSLAGDPLLLARVDSNESTLEMAQGRQAEALPIQQRAARQFERFGLIDELMISLANQIGAHLALLQPASALAASDQGWSYLGRVQDRDVRNLFRHQRAGALEENGRLGEARILLDEMIREADASRDWPQRAIAQVSLAGLDLRLGETETALLLARQALPHLPGPEFDRSRATGWRIATQALRVLGRLPEAAEEVRAFRAWAATTGDPMVRLDAMLAEAGQAAAEGRSGEARTLYAQAMDLARQRGAANTAGRVVEAYAGFLLAQGDLAQASTVVGMAARYADVDFDAALLEVRLYHALGRADAWRDALATARRLAGERPIPAALLRAPGSEPALGNGS